In Amia ocellicauda isolate fAmiCal2 chromosome 3, fAmiCal2.hap1, whole genome shotgun sequence, the DNA window agacagactgcAAGTATCCTTACATAAGAGTATATAACAAAgatgaaaggaaaaaacacaaacacaattgtCAGAAATATACCATAGATATTGTTAATGTTAGTATTAACACAAGACAGTTTGACAACTGCCCAGTTGTCACAGAAAAGTTTATGGATTTTAAACTGGCATAATGGAAGTGTTCTAGTTAATATGATATGCATAACAACACCTAACACTGGAAACAAATAAGCACCAGTCAAAAGAAACTTAACCTTTGAAGGTGTGATAATGCTATGATACCACAAAGGTTTACAAATGGAGATGTACCTGTCATACGCCATTACTGCAAGAACTGTGAATGTACAAGCACCATAAGTGGTTATACAAAACACCTGAAACAGGCAGCCCACATAGGAGCTTTCCTGAACAGCTGAGAGGAGATGGTCCATGACTTTAGGATAAAAAGCAGAGCTCCCGATCACTCCATTGACTGCCAAGTGAAACAGGAAGATGTACATGGGTTTGTGGAGATTTGGTTTCACATAGATCACTACCATTAGGAAAACATTAGCAGAAACAGTCAAAAGGTACAATAACAAACACAACATAATATAAAAGTACCGGAGGCTGTTGAGAGAGCTGAATGAGGTAAATATCAAAGTGGCATACAAGGAGGAAGATGAGACATTCATGGTGTATATATCCCTGTACAATAGAGCATAacaattgaaatacatttaaataaatgaaggtAGAAAAGGCACAAACCTAAGCTGCCATAAGAACATGATGTGTTCAAGGCACATAAAGAAGCATTATTTTACAATGacctttgcatttaaaaatacagctcTGCTTCTTTCATGATCGTTTATAATTACCTTGGCTGTGCTCTGTTGAACAGGTGCTATATAGAGTGAGCAGagcacagagctgggctttatatATTTAACTCTGCCTGGCCACTCTTGTGTAATGTTGCTAGTTTTAAGGCACACTGGGAAATGCTATTCATGTATATTTAACACTGGGAGATTAATTAAGAGTGATGAAGTATATGTAAATATGAAATagataaaaatactattttattaattcacttGATTGCCTGATTAACTACCACTTTTTACTGTTCACAATAGGGGACACATTAAAACAGACCTTTGCTTATTACAAAGTCAACGTGAAATAAATTTTCTTCTCAGATGTGTGTTCTTCTACTATAAATAAAACCTTTATAGAGTACATGTTTTTAGTTTGTTATTAATGGGTGAGGAAAATTTGGTATTTATTATGGCcctagtttaaaaatactgatttataaattaatttatgtTTGCAGTATGAACGATGGTCATTTATGTTTTCTTACTTATTCTTTTCTCAGAAAGGACATAATAAGCAAGAAACATAACTGTCTATGTGTGTTAAATTAGACATTTCCATAGTTATGTCAATTGTGAAATTGCCAGTTTAAAACAGACCAAAGAAGAATTTCACATTTTGTAACCCTATGTCCTGATTGGTAAAGCTCTGAATATTGCATGTTTTATAgaaaatatttgtgtaaatCAAACATTTCAGAttgcagttttaatttaatttaaatatttagaacCAGTCAACTACATTTGTTTatgaattaaaaacacatgtagagtGTCTCATATTATTCATACCTCAAGACAGCTACTGGGGGTGTTTTCTTAGATTGAGTAAATCTAGTGACAAGTACTCGTTTGCTTAGTATCTTTTTGATGCATTTCCTAATTTCTTGAGTTCTAATCCCATAAATTATAGGATGCAAAAGAGGGGGGATCACAACAAAATGAATGGACATCATGATGTTCACACTTGGAGGTACATGCTGCACATCGAAGCGGTTGTATATTAAAGCAAAGAGTATGGAGACGGAAAAGTTGCTGAAGGTGATTAAATGAGGTGCACAAGTGCTCAGAGCTTTCTTCTGTGCTTCCTTTGAAGCTTTCAGACTCACCATTAATATTTTACCATAAGAGTAAACAACGAGACACAATGGCATGATGACATATACACCCACCACAAAAAGACCAAAGATATTGTTGAAGTTAGTATTTATACAGGAGAGCTTGACAACTGCCCAGTTGTCACAGAACAGTCTAGGTATGTTAAATCGGCACAGTGGGAGTCTGCTGGTGAAAAAAACCTTGACAGATATACCAAGAATGGGTAAGAAATATGAAAGGCTGACAAATATCTTGACTTTTCCCGGAGTGATAATGCTGTGGTACAGTAAAGGCTTACAAATGGAGATGTAGCGGTCATATGCCATCACTGTCAGAATGGCATAGGCACAGGTGGCATAAGTACTCATGAAAAAGACCTGGGAAAGGCAGCCTGTGTAGGAGCTTTGCTGGAGATCTGAGAGGAGGTTGTCCAGGAGTTTAGGATAGAAAGTAGTACTCCCGTACAGTCCGTTCACAGCCAGGTTAAACAGAAATATGTACATGGGCTTGTGGAGACTGGATTCCATGTAGATTACTGTCATGAGGATAATATTTGCAGCAACAGTAAATATGTATGCAAGCAGTGCGAGAGTGAAATACAGATGTCTGAGAGGATCAAGAGAGCCGTATGAAGTAAATATGAAGGAGGCAGCATAGTAAGTGAAGGAAGCATTGTCCATCGTCATTTGAGATATCTgttggttaaaaaaaattacaaattttattttactactactaccactactgcCATTGTAATGGATCATGAAACTTCAATCTGCAATAAGACAcctgcaaattaaaaaatagtaattcattaaaaaatgatGTTGTTCCAGGAGAAAAGGTTCTATAACTGTAGTTGCATTAAAATAAGGCTAACAGCCCATTTATAAGAAAGCACAGACAAAAAGCCCTAGTGGTAATCAGAGCGGACAAAACATTGCTCAGTGACATTCAGTCCTTACCTTTTCTTGTGCAGTGCATTGCAGACTGCTGTGGAAAGCTTGGAAGCAGAGCATGGAGTTTTATATAATTCACAGCTTCCCCTGTGCCATGATCTTATTTTCAATTTACCCCAGCAGAGGGAAATCAAGTTTAATGTGAGACTGAGTCTTGAGGGCCCTTGCAGGATATTTGACACCGGAGCAACACCGGAGCATTCTCAGATATGCAGAATCTATAAATAGCAGCAATTACAATAAACTGTGTAAGAAGAAGCATTAGCATGTCTATCAGGCAATGAGGAAGTTCAAATTACAATGTTGGAGTTCAAgttaatgtttttatgttttgtaaaatcttTGCAGTTTGTTTCCAACTTTCTTCCCACGGTTATATGATACATAGAAAATATGTGCTCCCTCTGGGTGAGGACACCTATGGACTTGCTTGGAAATCTTGATCTATGAATACATCAGGACAAAATACCTCCATTGGGAATTAGTCTGCCTTCTTTTACATAATGTTGTGGAGACCATAATATTgttacattgttattatttttgtataactatGTTTTTCCTTATATGTTAAAGTTATATAAGgtatcaaaataacaatatataagTACTAAAATAACTAACCAAAACACAATGCAACTTTCAATTTTGGGGTTtagttatttaaatacacatttacacatcGCAGCTTACTGCTTACTTACTTACATACATTAACAACAGACACAGTAAACTAGAATCATACTGTTTGAATTTTTGGTATTGCAGTTATTTCATAGGTTTACCTTTAGATTATCAATATAAACAGTTTCTGATGAATTCAGCATCTATAAGTTCCTTTGCTTTATGGACAATTTCTATTCTTCCTTTCATTGCTTTGCACTGTCTTCAGCTATACTATAGCATCTTCAGACACCCTCATCTGCCAAATAATTCAGTAATAGTATGGGGGAagagaacattttatttttcagttattcaaatacataaaaatatacagAACATCATTTGCATACACCcttaaatttatatatatatatatatacaacattcaatattcaatgtctCACTCCTGTCTAAGTGTGCAGTTTTGATGTCCAgagaatgttttaaatgtattgaactAGGGCTCTGTGAGAGTCATTATGATGTCTATAGAccctgaaaaaaatgaaaactacttCATAAAAAATGTTGAAAAGGCTGCATTTATGATCTACCAGCTCCATCTAGTGTTGTAGTGAACAAAACACCTGCACAACAGAATTGCAGGCAAGATCTAGGCAAGGCATTGTGAACACCATACTGCACCAAAAACAAGATACTCGgtgaaatgcatttcagcaaaacattggtacaggtaattatttttgtactgATTCTCCTTTAAATTAAGAATTTAGATCATTTAGCTAAAGAGTAGTGTAGTCATGATGTAACTGAATTGTATTAACCAAGGGAATCAAAATATTTGCTATACTTATCAAATtaagtatacaaataaaatcatgatattatgtgtttaaatagataaatacccCTTAACAAATAGTAAGATTAAAATTTAAGACTGGAGTCTGCAAGTGTATAAGAAATACATACTATGTAGTTAGAATGTACTTttgattactttatttttcacagactattgtttttttcttcaacatatatatttgaattatgtAGTATGTGCTAGTTTCCTCAAAAATGTGTAAACAATACTTAATAAAATTATACATAGTAAACTGAAGCTTAAATGTAtgacaatatattatattatcataGTACACATATTACATCTCAGTAGCAGTCTTTATagccagtgtgtgtttgtgtatactctatatggtaacactttacaataatgggcattaattcctcacAAATTGcaatagtacaacacaggaaaaacacatgaatacattatgTAATTCTTGTAAActcagattaaattaatttgtaattcaagtatgtgaattcattatgatttaAAGACttttattcatatggaattcctttttaataaattaagttgaTCATATGTATAAATCATATcttcacacattaattcatCTTTTCAACAACCCCCTGGTGAGTGAGTAAGAGGGTATGAGTTAATTATGATTCATGGTTATTAAGGGTATTTTTTTCTCAGgtatgttcctcatgaattcatgtCTAATTCCTTTGCTTCTTTAAAACTTAATCACATGTacttcatgtttacagccaATTAGTCATGACGTATTCATGTTACTTCCTTATGAACAATACATGAGCAGCCCATTATAGTAAAGTCATACACtattcatgttatttcctaatgaacactacatgatcaaacaattataataagtCATTAGTCTATTGGCAAGAATGTATACTGAAAGTTATATGTATAAGTATTTCATGCTATGCTATAAAAGATTTTATATATacttatacacacatacatatgtagcgatATCTGCTGTATGCTGTGGCATATTGTAATAAAGTATGGGTATAGCTTTAAGAGACGTAACATAACATATGCAGGCACGGGATAGGAAGACTGGCGAGGGCCAGGGTATGTCATCCTCACTCAACAATTCCACTGTTCGCCAACAGAGGTCAACATCACCAGAATTCTAAACTTGTCcttcacattccccagcaccaATCATCCACTTGACATTCCTCAGCCTACTGTGGCcttgaagtgcaaaacacacgcaaataaaaaacaaaaagatgactttacaattaaaacaaaacaccagcAAACTTAATAAAGTGTCTGCAACATTACAAAAGTGTCAGCAAACTTAAAAAAGATGCTGCAAACTAACATAAAAAAGATGTTGCAAACTAACTTAAAAAAGATGTTGCAAACTAACTTAAAAAAGATGTTGCAAACTAACTTTAAAAAGTTGCTGCAAGCTAACTTAAAAAAGTGTATGCAAACTAACACAAAAAACTGTATGCTAACTTTTAAAAGTTGCTGCAAACTAAAAATAGTTGCAGCAGGCTAAAACTAATTCTCTACCGGAAATTACCATTAAAGTAGGCGGGCTTTGACTGCAAGGAGAAAAAAATTATTAGATCTCTGCTGAGGAATCAGTATTCAATTGTGCAGACCAGGAAACGTCCTTCAGCAGATCAAGTTACTGTCATTCTATtgtctttctgttgttttcgtaggtattaaaaatacatctaaAACACAAGACAGACTGGAGTATTTTATATGTGGTTTTACTTACAACATAAGGTGGGAAATATGAATTATAAAGAACGACATGTTTTGACTGGTAACACGCCTACACGTATCGTTTGGAgtctaatactactactactactactactactactactactactactactactaataataataataggcctagtaataatactactactactactactactactactactaataataataataataataataaatacttatgtTTGGACACATCCCGAATACCTCCTCGGTATTAGTGTACACTTCTGCCATTGTTCTGACAGGGCAAACGAGGCTTATACGTGTATTTTATtccaaacacaatattgtggatGTAGTAGTAATAAACTCTTCCAATGCAGATGAAATAATTTGCTCCCCTTACACTGGgtctgattaaatcaaaactttgacccacctgctaatagagaACTACAGAACTGCATTATGTTGCATCTTCATTTTCactagtaagatgccactttcttcaaattataaatgtaaccgctatgatgtacagattAGCAATTTTCTCTTAGCGGTTGTgtcaaagtttagatttaatctggccctgggtttgtttgctttgaaacagtgtatcagtgtgctgCTGTTAACACTTGCCTTGTGTACAAATGTGCAGTTTGAACTCATTTTTGAGATTCACTTCCGTGAAAAAAcggatatttatattttacatgattagtgcgTATAATAAATGGCTGCATGCCGCTtacaataacacatttataaaggtaattaagtaattatataCAGTAGTCCACCAAACACATTTCAGTCTACCTCTGATGAAACAGAATACATGTGTGCGTTCACGTGGTAACGCTTTATTTGAACACCCCTCTATGTAGCCTACATAAAGGCTACATAACACAGCCATAATACATTCATAACCAGCCATAGCCATTTTTCCAACTGACATAACAGGCACATAAGTATTCATAACACTGATTATAGCACTCTCTATTAAATGTTTGACATAATCATACATGCCACATGTCATAAAGTGATTCGACCTGATTTTGGGGGTAAAGTGTCATAATGCAGGTATAAATACGTATAAGACATAATGTTATAACACTCTGCCATGAAACATGGGACATAACATCTTGCCATAGGACACCAAAGAAAATTGTAGATTTCAATGGAAGAAAATGTATGCAGCTTGGTACATATTGTTCCCATCATAATTAATATTGTGTTCTGTTCATTGTGGACCTAAATGGATTATTGATGTACATCTGTATCTTATTGTTTGATCATGTCacacttttcttattttataataaatatataccttTGTAGCTCAAATGAAGGACCATGTCAATCTTTTACTTGCTGCTCTTTTTTGTGCTGCTTAAATGGAAGTAAGCTACCCATTTCTATATGTAGATTAAGTATATTCAATAAACCAGGACATTAACATGTATTATAACAGTGGTATAAGGTGTTGCAAGAGTTATAACACTCACATTACATTGCTATGAAGGATTTTTTGCAATTCAAATAAACTGACATACATATTATAGGTCATATCACTTTCATAAACACTTCTTCCAGTGTTATTTGCTTGAATACAGAGTAATAACACACTCAACACCAATGCAAGTAAACAgctttattacaaaataaaaaggctaGTTTGCCATAGTAAAATGTACAGGTAGGCCTTTTCGGTcaatgtaaaaaatacaaacaaaatagaCATATATAGATTTACatgttgctgtattttttaGATATACATTCAGttttgtgtgtaagtgtgtcctcgtatttaaaacaaacaaataaaaaagattcTGTAGGTCAGAGTCATTGCACTTTGAATCAAACCTAACAAATGTTTgatcaatgtttttcttttcttctttaaaagtaaaatatgttaAACATTCAGAATTTGAACCTTTTCACATCATGGAAAAGTCTGCCTAGAACACCATTGTGATGTCTTCTGCCTAACCAATGATTCcactcaattatttttaaatgttgtcgAAGTAGCTTCTTTGTGAGGTTCCCTCGATGGCGCCATACCTCCAACTTAAAGGTCTTCTCTAAATGCT includes these proteins:
- the LOC136747089 gene encoding olfactory receptor 52L1-like; this translates as MLCLLLYLLTVSANVFLMVVIYVKPNLHKPMYIFLFHLAVNGVIGSSAFYPKVMDHLLSAVQESSYVGCLFQVFCITTYGACTFTVLAVMAYDRYISICKPLWYHSIITPSKVKFLLTGAYLFPVLGVVMHIILTRTLPLCQFKIHKLFCDNWAVVKLSCVNTNINNIYGIFLTIVFVFFPFIFVIYSYVRILAVCLSISKEAQRKALRTCTPHLITFLNFSLSALFSIIYNRFEFNLPTSVNIVMSIHFIVIPPLLHPVIYGVRSQDIWNCILKILSKKALADKPRKAFDKTSLAVVTQD
- the LOC136747090 gene encoding olfactory receptor 1-like, coding for MDNASFTYYAASFIFTSYGSLDPLRHLYFTLALLAYIFTVAANIILMTVIYMESSLHKPMYIFLFNLAVNGLYGSTTFYPKLLDNLLSDLQQSSYTGCLSQVFFMSTYATCAYAILTVMAYDRYISICKPLLYHSIITPGKVKIFVSLSYFLPILGISVKVFFTSRLPLCRFNIPRLFCDNWAVVKLSCINTNFNNIFGLFVVGVYVIMPLCLVVYSYGKILMVSLKASKEAQKKALSTCAPHLITFSNFSVSILFALIYNRFDVQHVPPSVNIMMSIHFVVIPPLLHPIIYGIRTQEIRKCIKKILSKRVLVTRFTQSKKTPPVAVLRYE